In a single window of the Elaeis guineensis isolate ETL-2024a chromosome 8, EG11, whole genome shotgun sequence genome:
- the LOC105049890 gene encoding tetraspanin-8: MVRVSNNLVGLLNIVTLLLSIPILGAGIWLGHRAHTDCEKFLERPVIFLGVFLLLVSLAGLVGACCGVSWLLWLYLLVMFLLIVVLFCFTVFAFVVTNPGAGEVVSGRGYKEYRLGDYSHWLQKRVDDDGNWRKIRSCLQEGKVCQRMEERNQTLDEFINNHLSPIQSGCCKPPTACNFTYRSETVWDKPSGFASSTNSDCNTWQNDPSILCYDCQSCKAGVLANVKNDWKKVAVVNIIFLIFLIVVYSVGCCAFRNNRNDNAHPRWKGGYA; the protein is encoded by the exons ATGGTGCGGGTGAGCAACAACTTGGTCGGGCTTCTCAACATCGTGACGCTCCTCCTCTCGATCCCCATTCTGGGGGCCGGCATCTGGCTGGGCCACCGCGCCCACACCGACTGCGAGAAGTTCTTGGAGCGCCCCGTCATCTTCCTCGGCGTCTTCCTCCTCCTCGTCTCCCTCGCCGGCCTCGTCGGCGCCTGCTGCGGCGTCTCCTGGCTCCTATGGCTCTACCTCCTCGTCATGTTCCTCCTCATCGTCGTCCTCTTTTGCTTCACCGTCTTCGCCTTCGTCGTCACCAACCCCGGCGCAGGCGAGGTCGTGTCGGGCCGGGGATACAAGGAGTACCGCCTCGGGGACTACTCCCACTGGCTCCAGAAGAGGGTCGACGACGACGGAAACTGGCGCAAGATCCGGAGCTGCTTGCAGGAAGGCAAGgtgtgccagaggatggaggagagGAACCAGACGCTCGATGAGTTCATCAACAACCACCTCTCGCCAATTCAG TCTGGATGCTGCAAGCCTCCCACTGCATGCAACTTCACCTACCGGAGTGAAACTGTTTGGGATAAACCTTCTGGCTTCGCCTCTTCTACTAATTCGGACTGCAACACATGGCAAAACGATCCATCTATCCTCTGCTATGACTGCCAATCTTGCAAGGCAGGGGTCCTCGCCAATGTCAAGAATGACTGGAAGAAGGTCGCGGTCGTGAACATCATCTTCCTCATCTTCCTTATTGTTGTCTACTCTGTTGGATGCTGTGCCTTCAGAAACAACAGGAATGACAATGCTCACCCTAGATGGAAAGGAGGATATGCTTAG